Proteins encoded together in one Lathyrus oleraceus cultivar Zhongwan6 chromosome 5, CAAS_Psat_ZW6_1.0, whole genome shotgun sequence window:
- the LOC127087424 gene encoding clavaminate synthase-like protein At3g21360: MSIPEPFQEIQIPEQKLLPNGLRFPAVVSPSTTSSPTLPLTATHSIKTHKPYLESLLLQSGALIIRGLPLQTASHFNDVVEAFDYDELPYVGGAAPRTNVIGRVFTANESPPDQKIPFHHEMAQVPQFPSKLFFFCEVEPAAGGETPIVLSNVVYDRMKERYPEFVEKLEKFGLLYVRVLGEDDNPSSPIGRGWKSTFLTKDKTVAQQRASELGMKLEWLEDGVKTVMGPIPAVKYDEVRKRKIWFNSMVAAYTGWKDERNDPVKAVTFGDGSPLPADVVYDCLKILEEESVAIPWRKGDVMLLDNWAVLHSRRSFDPPRRVLASLVK; encoded by the exons ATGTCCATACCAGAGCCATTCCAAGAAATCCAAATTCCCGAGCAAAAGCTTCTCCCAAACGGACTTCGATTTCCCGCCGTAGTATCTCCCTCAACCACATCCTCACCTACACTCCCTCTTACCGCAACACACTCAATCAAAACCCACAAACCCTATCTAGAATCCCTCCTTCTCCAATCCGGCGCACTCATCATCCGAGGCTTACCGCTCCAAACCGCTTCCCACTTCAACGACGTCGTCGAAGCCTTCGACTACGACGAGCTTCCGTACGTCGGTGGCGCCGCGCCGCGCACCAATGTCATCGGCCGTGTCTTCACCGCGAACGAATCTCCGCCGGATCAGAAAATCCCTTTTCATCATGAGATGGCTCAGGTTCCGCAATTTCCTTCGAAGTTGTTCTTTTTCTGTGAAGTTGAGCCGGCGGCCGGCGGTGAAACGCCTATTGTTCTCAGCAATGTTGTGTATGATAGGATGAAGGAACGTTACCCTGAGTTTGTTGAGAAACTTGAGAAGTTTGGTTTGTTGTATGTTAGGGTTTTAGGTGAAGATGATAACCCTTCCTCTCCGATTGGTAGAGGATGGAAATCAACCTTCTTAACGAAAGACAAAACCGTTGCTCAACAAAG GGCTAGTGAACTGGGTATGAAGTTAGAATGGTTGGAAGATGGAGTGAAAACGGTTATGGGACCAATTCCTGCCGTGAAATATGACGAAGTAAGAAAGCGCAAGATTTGGTTTAATAGCATGGTGGCTGCTTACACTGGTTGGAAAGATGAAAGAAATGATCCTGTTAAGGCTGTGACATTTGGGGATGGAAGCCCTTTACCTGCTGATGTAGTGTATGACTGTCTTAAGATACTCGAGGAAGAATCTGTTGCCATTCCTTGGCGTAAAGGGGATGTTATGTTGCTTGATAATTGGGCTGTTCTTCATTCTCGAAGATCCTTTGATCCTCCTCGCAGGGTGCTTGCTTCCCTGGTAAAGTAG